In the genome of Candidatus Sysuiplasma jiujiangense, the window CAACAGACATAGTCACGAAATCATTCGCGAACAGCAGAAGTATGACATCGGATGGCGTTGTAACCAGGAATCCCACTATGAAGAAAGAAACTGTGAGAAATATTGCAACCTGAAGCGTTTTTATTATCTTGTTGAGGGTATAGGTCAGCATCCTCTGGTAAATTCTTCGGCCGGATCTGACTGCTTCCACAATGTCCTCCAGTCCCTCATGTGTGAGAACTATGCTTGCGGACGCTTTTGCGACATCAGTAGCATTTGCCACCGCAATGCCGACTTCCGCTTTCTTCAGTGCGGGTGCATCGTTTACACCGTCGCCCGTCATTCCGGTCACATGCCCGGCAGACTGCAGTGCGGTTACTATGTCGTATTTGTCTTCGGGATAAACCTCGGCGAACGAATCGCATTCGATTATCCTTCCAGCGCTGTTTCTGACTTCGGACCCCTTACAGACCTTTTTGCCTATTCCTGTTTCATCCACCACCAGTTCAGCTATCGCTTCGTTGTCGCCTGTAATCATAATCGGTTTTATGGCGAGCGCTTTGATGTCAGATATGAATCTTCTGGAATCCGCGCGGGGCGGATCGTAGAGCGGTATCAGGCCAATAATTTCCATTTTACCGTTGCGCCCAGCTGCAACCGCGATCGTCCTGAATCCCTTCTTCGAGAATCCGTATGTTTCCTCAGCTATCTCGTCCGCACGCCCGGCTATTGATGATATAACCTGCGGGGCTCCTTTGACTATTCTGAGTTCACTGCTATCCTCAAGGACAAATGCCTCAGTCCTCTTAGTGGAAGGATCGAACGGAACGAACAGTCTTCTCTTTGAATAATCCACATTCAGCTTCATCCGGCGGGCGTAATCCAGTATTGCGTTGTCTATCGGATCCTGGCTTGCTGCGTCTGAGGCGAGAGAGGCATATCTCATAAGCAGTGCAATATCGCAGTTGAACGGTTTCGGATCCTTCACGGTGAGTTCATTAACCGTGATTGTTCCGGTTTTGTCAAGGCAGAGGGTATCCATGGAAGCGGCATCTTCGACGGCTGTCAACCTTGAGACAAGCACCCCCTTTGAAGAGAGTTCCAGCGCTCCGACAGCCATTGCTATGGTGAAGGTAACAGGCAAAGCAACCGGAACGGAAGCTATCAGTACGACGAGCGAAAAAGGCAGTATATCCGTCAGGCTTACATTGAGCAGTATTGAGTAGGCAGTCAGAGCTATGACGAGTATTATGTCCAGAGCGATTAGGTATTTCACTATGCCGAGTATAAGCTGTTCCAGGTGCGATTCAGTGGAAGCGGACTGGACAAGCTCAGTGGTTTTGCCGAAATAGGTATTTTTTCCTGTTGTAATTACCAGGCCGTTCAGTTCCCCCCTCTTCACGGTTGAACCGGAAAATATAACGTCCCCGGCTCCCTTCTCAACAGGCATGGATTCGCCTGTGAGCATCGACTGATCAACGAGTACCTGTCCTTCAATTATCTTTATGTCTGAGGGGACTATATCGCCAAGCCTGACTCTGACTACGTCGCCGGGCACTATGTTTTTGGCAGGCACAATCTTCCATTCCCCATCACGCTTCACTCTGGCATTTATGCTGAGTTTCTTCTTCAGCAGTTCAACCGCATTTTCGGCGTTATGTTCCTGGACATAGCTCACCACGCTGTTGAAAAACAGCAGGAATGTTATTATATATAAACTTAAATATTTATGTAAAATGAAAGTCAGGAGTGCGGTTATCTCAAGCATCCATGGAACGGGAGCCCAGAATTTTTTGAGAAATTTGAACAGGCTGTTCTCCCTTTCTTCCCTTACTTCATTAAGTCCATAATCCGCCACTCTGTGTGCGGCTTCATTCTCAGTCAGCCCTCCGGAACCTGAATGAAGCGCTGCAAAGGCGTTATCAAGGCTGATATGCTGAAAATCAGTCCTGTTCCTTCCCGCTTCTGTTCCGGCTCCCAACTCAGCAACCCTCCGGTTCCCTGATGTCTACCAGTCATTTAACCTGTTGGCGAAGGAAATTGTCCTGCCGCTGGTGTATTACGGCACTTTATTCTTCGGGGCTTACCGTACTATGAGAACGGAGGTGGGAGAATCGGCAGCCACCCTGGATGACACGGATCCGAGAAATATCCCCTTTTTGTATCCGGGACGTCTGTTGCCCATGACAACCAGATCAGGCTTGATTTCATTTATGATTTCGACAAGCACATGGTGCGGATCGCCTCTCCTGACAATCGCTTCACAGTTGCCGACTCCCAGCTTTTTTGCACGGGTTACCATCCTCTTCAGCTTCGTTTCCACTTCTCTGGCATATTTCTCTTCATTTTCCATGACGACCTCTGTTCCGTATGCGATGTCGCCCATTGCTACGTAAATCGACTTTACAACGGAGACAAAGACAAGTCTGCTGCCTTCTCTCTGTTTTGCGATCGAAACAGCGACTTCGCACGCCTTCTCTGACTTTTCAGACAGATCTGTGGCGCACACTATAGTTCTGATTTCAACAGGATCCTTTTTCAACCCGAGCACCGGCTGTAACGTGGATTCAAGTGTCATATAATACTGCTTTCCCTTATATTTCAAGCAGAATTCAACGCAGCCTTTCAATCAAGCTTCTGAACAGCCTCGCGCCGGAAAGTTAGATTTACTTCAATTCCCATTGCAAAACAGGGTTTTCCCATGTCTTACGACTATGATGCGGTTGTTCTCGGAGGCGGAGGGGCCGGATACACGGCGGCATTCGGGCTCTCTGACGCAGGAATGAATGTTCTGATGCTTGACCCGAAAGGCGAGCTGGGAGGAAACTGCCTGTTCGAAGGCTGCATCCCTTCAAAAACTTACTGGCTGGGTGCGAAATCAACGGAAAGCATGCCTTTCTGCCGGACATCCGCTGAAATAGATTTTAAAAAACTTGTTGGCTGGAAAAATGAGATACAGGAAAAGAGATTTGCGCAGCACAGGGCCGAAATTGGCGAGCGCAGCACGCTAGTCTTTATGCCGGAGGAGGGGCGTCTTGTCGACGAGCACACCGTATCTGTTGGTCAGCGCAGGATTACGGGTAAATACGTTGTTGTAGCAACCGGCTCAGAACCTGTTGTCCCCGAAAATTTCAGGGATGGCATAACCACCCACGATCTGCTGAAACCGGATACGCCGCTGGTGGACGTGCCAGAAACGCTGGGTATAATCGGGGGTGGCTACATAGGCATTGAAATGGCGGGAATATTTGCAAAGCTCGGTTCGCAGGTGACAATCTTCTGTAATAGAATTTTACCCCCCGTCTCGCAGGAAATTCAGCTTCTTCTTGAACGCCGGCTGATCGAGCTGGGTGTAAAGCTCGAAAGGCAGAAGGCGAAGGGGGTGAAGTTTTCCGACGGCTCGAAGGCCGTGCTGCTGGACGGCGGAAGCAAAAAATTCAGTGAAGTCCTGGTTGCTGTGGGAAGGAGACCGAACCTGAGGAACATTTCACTGGAATTCCGGCTGAACAGCAGAGGATTCATTGATGTTTCACCAGGCATGCGCACCCAATACGGCAACATATTTGCTCCCGGGGATGTCAACGGAAAACACATGCTGTTTCATGTCGCAGTGCAGGAAGGATGGATCGCGGCCAGAAATATACTCGAAGGCGGCCGCGAAAGGATGCTGATTGATTATTCCAGCGTCCCGTATGCTGTTTACAGCGACCCGCAGGTTGCCTGGACGGGACTCTGGAAGGAGGATGCGACCGGAAAGGGATTCGACGTCGAATGCAGGCGATATGCGCTTGCAGGCGATGCGAGGATGCAGATTGAAAATAGTGAAACTGGATGGATCGATATTGTTGTGATTCCCGGAACAGGAAGGATCATAGGAGCGCAGGCAGTGGGAGCAGATGCAGACCTTGTGATAGGTGAACTTTCCATCATTTTATCTCAGGGTATCTCGATTTATGAACTCTCCCGGATCAGTCAGCCGCATCCGACACAACTTGAGGGAATAATAGACCTTTCAAGGAGATTGAAAACAGATGGCTGATTTTTCAATACAGGCTGTATGGTGACAGAAGCTGCGGCAACTGTGCCGTCGACCGACTGCCGGAGTCAGGCTGCCGGTAGAAACGGGGCCGCATACTGCGACCAGTGCGACATGAGGCATGCTGCACAGGCTTGCCGTTTACGCAGATAATCGGCAAGGTATATATGGAACCATACTTTCGTGAACGGTTGTCAGATGGTGTAGATTCAAATGGCAATCACAGTTGCGGTTCCGAAAGAGACGTCGGCCGGCGAACGAAGGGTTTCCATGGTTCCGGAAGCTGCTGCCAGGCTCTCAAAATCGGGTTTCAGTATTCAGGTAGAGTCGGGTGCCGGCGCAGGTTCATATTATTCGGACAGCGATTATGAAAAGGCCGGAGCCGGAATTGTTAAAGATCGGCGGTCTCTTCTCAGCAGCGCCGATATAGTCCTGGCAGTACAGCCTCCGAAACCGGAAGACATAATGCTGATGAAGCAGGAGGCTATAGCCATAGGCTTCATGAATCCATTCAGGAATGAAAAGGGAATCAGGGCAATGCAGAAGGCAAAAGTTTCCGCATTTGCACTTGAACTTGTGCCCAGGATAACCAGGGCCCAGGGAATGGATGCTCTCTCGTCTCAGGCTACTGTGGGTGGATACAAGGCGGTGCTGATAGCTGCAGACAATATGCCGAAATTTCTTCCAATGCTCACAACTGCGGCAGGAACCATCAGACCTGCAAAAGTGCTTGTTCTGGGTGCCGGAGTTGCAGGTCTGATGGCCATAGCGACAGCAAAGAGACTTGGCGCGATGGTGGAAGCCTATGATGTCAGAAGGGCTGCCGGGGAACAGGTCAGGAGTCTCGGTGCCAAATTCCTTGAGCTGCAGATCAATGCAGAAGGCACCGGCGGTTACGCACGTGAACTGACCCCTGAGGAAAAGAAACAGGAGGAGGCAATGGTCAGGGAGGCGGTCGCGCAGGCGGATGCAATAATAACGACCGCGAACATACCTGGGAAAAAGGCCCCGCGCCTCGTGTCAAAGGAGATGGTGATGAGCATGAAACCCGGTTCAGTCATCGTTGATATGGCTGCCGAGTCGGGAGGCAACTGCGAACTGACAAAGGTTGATGAAACCGTCACTGAAAACGGTGTCACTATTTTCGGTCCGTCCAACCTGCCCGGGCAGATTCCTTTCCATTCGAGCCAGATGTATGCAAAAAACCTTCAGTCCTTTCTCTCACTGCTGGTCACAAAGGAAGGAAATCTTGTTTCTGACTTTTCCGATGAGATACTGGCTGCAAGTCTTCTTGTTTACAAGGGTGAGATCAGGTTTGGCCCTGTGAAGGAACTGCTGGAGGGAAAGAAATGACCTCCGATGTGTATGCGGCGCTGTATATCGTCGTCCTCGCGGCACTTGTCGGCTACGAAGTAATATCCAGGGTTCCGGTGATACTTCACACACCGCTGATGTCCGGATCCAATTTCATACACGGAATTGTCCTGGTAGGTGCGATTATCGCACTCGGGTATGCCCAGACTCCGCTGGAGGATGGAATAGGCTTTGTTGCAGTCATTATGGCTTCACTGAACGTTACAGGCGGTTACGCCGTTACCGAACGTATTCTGCAGATGTTTGAACGGAACAAGACAAAAGGAAACAAGGGGGCATAGAACTGTCCATAAATATATTTGACCCAGTATACATCATTGCAGTCTTTTTCTTTATAGTCGGCCTTCACAGAATGAGCCACCCGCTGACTGCGAGAAGCGGCATAGTCTGGGCCGGATGGGCAATGCTCCTCGCGATCCTGGTGACATTCCTCCTGCCGGGCATGAGGAATATACCGCTGATCGTGATCGGCGTTGCAATCGGCGGCGGCATCGGGTGGGTCGCGGCAAAGAGGGTTGCCATGACGGACATGCCGCAGATGGTTGCAATATACAACGGCATGGGCGGCGGAGCTGCAGGTGCAATAGCGGCGGTTGAGCTGCTCAGGAGCACTTCAGTGGCGTCGTTGGCTGCACTTTCGGTTGCAGGAGGTCTCATCGGAGGAATATCCATTGCAGGCAGCATCATAGCGTTCCTCAAGCTTCAGGGATGGATAAGACAGAGGGCCATAACCTACCCTCTCCAGCAGCCTGGAAACATTGCCGTGCTCCTTATTGCCCTGATTATGGGTGCGCTCGTGGTTGATCCTTCAAGTATACATGGCGCATTCCAGCCGCTCCTCCCATTCTTTGTCTTTTCCCTTGCATTCGGATTCCTGATGGCTCTTCCGATAGGGGGAGCGGACATGCCTGTTGTCATTTCCCTTTTCAACGCACTCACTGGACTTGCAGTGGCGCTTGACGGCTTTGCTCTTACCAATTACGCGATGATTATTGCAGGCACGCTCGTGGGTGCGGCCGGTTCCATGCTCACTCTTGTTATGGCAAAGGCGATGAACCGCTCAATTCCAAACATACTTTTCGGCGCATTCGGCGCAAAGGAGGAAGAGCAGGGTGAAATCAAAGGCTCCATGAAGCCTATTGAAGCGGATGATGTGGCAGTCATGCTGGCGTATGCAAACAGCGTGATAATCGCACCAGGTTACGGCATGGCGGTCGCCCAGGCGCAGCAGAAGGTCAAAGAGCTCATGGATCTTCTCGAAGCCAAAGGGGTAACAGTGAAATTTGCCATACACCCGGTTGCGGGAAGGATGCCCGGGCACATGAATGTCCTTCTCGCTGAGGCCGGCGTTCCCTACGACCATCTGTTTGACAGGGATGAAATCAACCAGGAATTCGGCAACACCGACGTTGTTCTTGTTATAGGTGCAAACGATGTCGTCAATCCTGCTGCAAGGAGACAGGGGAGCCCGCTGTTCGGAATGCCCATACTGGACGTTGACAGGGCAAAGAATGTCATCGTCCTCAAGAGGGGACAGGGGAAGGGATTCTCGGGCGTCGAGAACGAACTCTTCTACGGAGACAATACAAAGCTGCTCTACGGCGACGCTCAGGACAGCGTATCCAGGGTGATTCAGGCACTGAAGAAACTCTGACCTCCACCACTCTGCAGCGGGGGCCATGCGCCGCTTAGGCATCGTTCGGTCGCGCTGCGCCCTGCCGCTCTTGAATCCATTCAACAGATTCGGCGGCACAGGAATTCAGAAGTGCCTCCATGTCCCCCTCCGAGCTGAGCACAGCAGCCCCGGCATGTCCGCCGAAGGTACCTCCGAATCCCTGAGCGACGTTTCTGAATACGGTGATTAGGCTGAAACCCTTACCGATCGCTACCGCAGCCGCTCTGCCCGTTACCCTCACAGAGCCACTGTCTTCAGATGCCACAAACGCAACATCGGCACCTGCAGTCAGCAGCATACCGGCGACAGATGATTCGAAAGCGGAGGCATGGCTGCAGCAAACAGTGAAACCGGACAAACTCCTGAAAACCATCCGCTGCATCCCTTTCAGTATGGCAGTCAGTTCAGACATGTCACGCTGACCATCGACAGACAGCTCTTTCGAATCCATCTCCAGCCCTGCAGTCTCGAGGAGTTCCGCGCATTTTCTGAGTGTTGAGGGTTTTGCCCTCTTCAGTCTACCTGTATCCGCAAGTATTCCCGCGAGCAGGATCCCTGCCGTTTCTCCGTCGATAGCGTGACCGCCGTCCGTAATTATGTCATAGACTATCTCCGAACATGAGGGCGCCGTCGAGTCTGTCAGTGAAATACAGTGTTCCGGCTGCCGGTCAATTTCATGGTGGTCTATCACTATGATGACCCTGTCCCTGAACTGCTCCGGTATCACGGTGATGTCGCTTGTGTCCACGATTATGGCCGCCGTCGCACCTTCAGGAAATTTGGCCAGGAGGCTTGCGGAATGCTTCTTCAGCAGCAGATTCCCTGCCCTGTCCGGCTTTGACGGAGACCAGAGATCGCCTATGCCGAACCTCTTTGACAGCGCACACGCGCTTGCAACGCAGTCAGGATCTGCATGCGGGTGCAGTACAATGACCGGCGAGGCAGATTCAGCCATGAGAAATGAAATTTCGGAGATCCTGCGCCGGTATGCATCAGTTTGATTCATCCTTTTTCTGCCCGAGTTCCCTGCTCAGCTCATCCTGCAGCGACTGGTATCGTTCCCTCAGGTGTTTTTCCTGCCGTTCTACCGTTTTCACTCTTATGTCAAGCGTTTCCTTCTGCTCTGAAAGTTCCCTGATGACGGTTTCCCTGTCCTTCACCCTGATCATCAGGGATCCTATATTCTTGTAAATTGAAGAATCAGCATCCAGTTTGTTCAGCTCCTCAAGGGCCCGCGTAAGCTCCTTCAGCTGCGCCTCCAGCTGGTACCTCTGGCTTGCGATGACCTGGATCTGCTGCTGCATCTGCTGGTACTGGTTTATCTGATTCTGCAACTTGGGACTGATGTCGTTCATTAATATCACCTTCAGTCAGTTCAGGAAGGCCTGATTCTCCTGAAGACACTCAGTGCCACATTAGCCCATCTCATATAAGAATTGAGTGCCGCCCGCAGGGCATGCAGGTCTTCGGCTTCTATTATCAGTCTGTATCCGCCTTCTGCCTCCAGCCATCTCACGGTGCACCTCCTGAGTTCGCCCGACTCCGGACCCATGACGCTGCAGAGGAATTTCCCCTCCTCACTTCCGAGGAACAGGGTAGCAGTATGTCTTGCACTGCTCATTTGGCCGTCAGCTGTTTCTTTACACTGGGCCTGTCCTTGACAAAGATCTTGGAACCGCACCTGTCGCACTGAAGGCCGAAGGTGTTTACGCCGGATCTGATCGGCTCACCGCACTTGATGCACTTGTACATTACTTTCCATCCTCCTTTTCAGCGGCTGCAGCAGCCTCGAGTTCATGCGAAACCACCGTTTTTCTGAACTGGCCGACATACGCTCTGCCCGCATATTTATGACCGCAGTGCCTGCATGCGTAAATCGATGTGCTCACCCTGCCTACGGAATAGGCGCCGCATCTCGGGCAGGCAATTTCCTTTGCCGCATCCTTCTCGATCTCAAGTATCCTGGAGCGTATCCTGACACCGTATCTCGGTCCAAATCTGGCGACCGAACCAACCTTCTTCGCCGAACCTGACAATTTTGACACCTCATAGCTTCTTTCTTATAAGATTCCCGGCAGAGGCGGACATTTTTATCGCGCTTCTCACTTCCTCAATGGTGAAATGCCCTGTCCCGCCCTTCTGCATTGCGCGTATGTCTCCGTTTTCATCCGTCGCCACTGTGAGTCTCGCAGACGAAACATCTTCTTCTTCAAGCGTGGGATCTATTATCAGTCTGTCGCCTATTTTAACTGTTGTACATGATATGGGCACCGATCTGAGTGGCAGCCTGTAATCCTCCCCCTTGCCAAGTCTCTTTGCAGGGACAACGGTGTTCTTAAGTGCGCTGACAGCAGCTATCGAGGCCGCGTCAAAGAGGTTGCCGTCATAATCCAGCGGATAAATATCAATGTACAGGACCCAGACTTCCTCTTTGGGCTTGATGCAGAGTGCAGCCATGTCTATGAGCTGACTCTCTCTGATTCCTCTGTCCACGACACGCGAAAGCTCTATTGCGCTCGGCGACGGCGGTCCGCTTTCGAAATCTTCCGAAGCCATCGGAATCAGCTCAACGTTTGTTGTGAGCACACCTTTGTCTGGAGAGTCGTCGAACGGCTCGCCGACATCCATCTTTATTCCTACAACAACCTCTGTATTTCCCAGCCTGAGTCTTGAGGATCCTTCCGCAGTCTCTATCGTTCCGGTCTCAACGGTAATTTCCCTGAATTCGTCGAATTTCCTGCCATCCGTTCTTACGCCGCGTGAAAGCACATTGAGGATGTGTCCCCTTTTCACATCCGACATCGGACTCCTTGAAAGCATTTCAGTTCGCCTCCTCTGTTTTTGTCTCCTCTTCAGAAAGTATGACGGAATATTTCCTTTTGAGCGCTTCCTGCTGGAGAGCGTATATCTTTGAGCAGCCGCCCATGGCAAGTTCAATCGCCCTGTCAAACTCCTCCTGTGTCATGTGGCCGTCCATCTGCAGAAGGAGTATTTCCCCCGTTCTCGGCAGATATGCAAGCGGAACATCGGCCTGGCCGAAGTTGTCCTCTTCCTTGTTCAGGTCAAGTACTATTGTGTCTGCAACCTTGCCTGCAGCGCAGGCCGGCACGAGATCCCTCATCGGTATTCCCGCATCAGCGAGCGCTACCGATGCGGCTGTAAGGCCAGCACATCTGGTGCCGGCATTGGCCTGGAGCACCACAATGTAGACGTCTATGGAAGTTCTCGGAAACTGCTCCAGAAAAACGACATGCTCCAGCGCTTCAGAGAGTATCTTGGAAATTTCCACCGATCTTCTGTCGGGGCCCGGTCTCTTTCTGTCGTCCACAGAGAATGAAAGCATATTGTAGTTGCACTGGACGATGGCCCTGGTCGGATCCTGCAGATGCCTGGGGTGGCATTCCCTTGGTCCGTACACGGCCGCAAGTATCTTGTTCTTTCCCATTTCGACATAAGCTGAGCCGTCGGCCCGCTTCAGAACCCCTGCCTCGATCCTTATCGGCCTCAGCTCGTCAGCTCTCCTGCCGTCAATCCTCTTTCCGTTTTCGTCAATCAGTTTTAGCCCTTCAGGCATATCCATGCTCATTAAAACACCAACCGTGAGTATCTCTTATCTATTTTTCAGGTTATCCTCGAGGAATTCCCTGATCCTGTTTGTAAGGCCGAAAGTCTGGGCCTCCATGTCTATGATCCTGAGTGCCTTGGCAACCACCAGGACCCTTTCTATTTCACCGTCAATCCAGATGCGTCCATTCCTTCCGACTATTATCCTGCATCCTGACATGGACCTAAGCATCTCTATCATTGAGCTGTTCTTGCCAACAACTCTGGCAACCTTTCCGAAAGGTATGTCCACGATGTGGCCGCCGTTCAGCTTGCGCAGCCTCTGGTCCCTCATCGTCACCTGTACATGCTTCGAGTCGTCCACCGAAAGGATTTCGGCAATCACATTGTCCCCTATGTCCAGATATTTGGAAGTGGCATTGAATTCAACCTTCCAGGGGGACTCGGAGGCGTGAAGAAGAGCGGGGTAGGGAGAATTGATGTCAAGCAGCCAGCTTGATGCATTTATCTCCGAGACAGTGCCGATTACCTCCTCCTCCCTGAACGGTATGTACTTCCCGCCAAGCGGGATGATGTCGACATAATTCCCTCTCATTGACTTCAGACCCAGTGTGGAGGAGTAGAATCTCCCGTCCTTCCTGTACATTCCAAACCCCGCCTTCCTACCTGCACACTCCACAGGTTCCCCGGGTACAACAATATCCCTAACTTCGGAACCTGAACGGGCCATTTCACTTCACTTTCCAGTATCGACCTGAATATGAATTCTAAATCCACACTCTATTTTAATATTTTGGTCTCTGCCTTGCCCTTGGTTTTGTGCCCGATCTTCTCAAAAAGATCTGTCTGCATCCCTGCCGGTATCTCCAGTATTCCCACCCAGTGACCGTCATTCTGCCACTCTTCCCTCGTTATTTTGCCGAAGTGAAGGAGATCCTCATAGCAGCGGCCATAATCCTCCCCGCTCAGTTTTATCGCGATCTTCGCATTCTCAAACCTTATCGGTATCAGCGGCCTTAGTGCATCCAGCACTTCCTGAACCTGTGATTCCGCAGACTTGAATGGATCAATTCTGACCCTCGCCTCTTCCATGGCTGCCTCAATCCTGGCCAGCGGATGAGGGGTCCTGGTCTGCGGATTTATTGCGTTTCTTGCTATGATGGTGGCCACCTGCTTCCGTTTTGTCTCCGCCATGATGCGGCGCTGCTCGGTTGTCAGCTGGACCTGCCCCTTCTGGAGTATGGTACGGGCCACCTGTCCTATATCGTCCGTGTCGAAAAATTCCTTCAGTTTTTCCGGCGACTGCTTTGTCCCTTTTTTAGCATCCTTGAAGATTTCCTCGACGGCCATGTGGTTTGCGACGTCAACCTCCTTCCCTTCCTTCAGGTATTTGACTATGC includes:
- a CDS encoding exosome complex exonuclease Rrp41, translating into MDMPEGLKLIDENGKRIDGRRADELRPIRIEAGVLKRADGSAYVEMGKNKILAAVYGPRECHPRHLQDPTRAIVQCNYNMLSFSVDDRKRPGPDRRSVEISKILSEALEHVVFLEQFPRTSIDVYIVVLQANAGTRCAGLTAASVALADAGIPMRDLVPACAAGKVADTIVLDLNKEEDNFGQADVPLAYLPRTGEILLLQMDGHMTQEEFDRAIELAMGGCSKIYALQQEALKRKYSVILSEEETKTEEAN
- a CDS encoding exosome complex protein Rrp4; this encodes MARSGSEVRDIVVPGEPVECAGRKAGFGMYRKDGRFYSSTLGLKSMRGNYVDIIPLGGKYIPFREEEVIGTVSEINASSWLLDINSPYPALLHASESPWKVEFNATSKYLDIGDNVIAEILSVDDSKHVQVTMRDQRLRKLNGGHIVDIPFGKVARVVGKNSSMIEMLRSMSGCRIIVGRNGRIWIDGEIERVLVVAKALRIIDMEAQTFGLTNRIREFLEDNLKNR
- a CDS encoding ribosome assembly factor SBDS, coding for MVDLDEAIVGRYEIKGEVFEILIDPRIVKYLKEGKEVDVANHMAVEEIFKDAKKGTKQSPEKLKEFFDTDDIGQVARTILQKGQVQLTTEQRRIMAETKRKQVATIIARNAINPQTRTPHPLARIEAAMEEARVRIDPFKSAESQVQEVLDALRPLIPIRFENAKIAIKLSGEDYGRCYEDLLHFGKITREEWQNDGHWVGILEIPAGMQTDLFEKIGHKTKGKAETKILK